In one Candidatus Thermoplasmatota archaeon genomic region, the following are encoded:
- a CDS encoding DapH/DapD/GlmU-related protein: MAYSGEENKIGGITGTLRAILLFAITTIAYALGILPLLILAHVFLQWIDIGNPLGLVLLSIFIVAEYLVLLFSMIFSTAFFINVFKLKYSDGTYRKTLNDKMAFKFVTYFALYYPTYKLINIFVLPQLKSFYLSLIGCKIGKNVFLAGEEWIDPCMVEIGENTMIGGRAMILGHIAEENLLLRRTKIGKNCLIGGGSFIMPGVVIEDNVVVGAKAMVPKDMVLKSGKTYVGIPAKPIK; encoded by the coding sequence ATGGCATACAGCGGGGAGGAAAATAAGATTGGAGGGATTACAGGGACTTTAAGAGCTATTCTTCTTTTTGCAATAACGACAATAGCCTATGCACTTGGAATATTACCATTGTTAATTCTTGCTCACGTTTTTCTTCAGTGGATTGATATTGGCAATCCTCTTGGACTTGTATTGCTATCAATTTTCATCGTTGCAGAGTATTTGGTCTTGTTATTCTCAATGATTTTTTCCACGGCCTTCTTCATAAATGTCTTTAAACTCAAATATAGCGATGGGACATACAGAAAAACCCTGAATGATAAAATGGCATTTAAATTCGTAACATATTTCGCCCTCTATTATCCCACTTACAAACTTATCAATATATTTGTTCTTCCCCAACTGAAATCATTTTATCTTTCTTTGATAGGGTGCAAAATAGGTAAAAATGTTTTTTTAGCTGGCGAGGAATGGATCGACCCGTGCATGGTGGAAATAGGGGAAAACACGATGATCGGGGGAAGGGCGATGATTCTCGGACATATTGCCGAGGAAAATTTACTGTTAAGAAGGACGAAGATAGGAAAAAATTGTTTAATCGGAGGGGGATCTTTTATAATGCCCGGCGTCGTCATAGAGGACAATGTTGTCGTGGGCGCAAAGGCAATGGTTCCCAAGGATATGGTTTTAAAAAGCGGAAAAACTTATGTCGGGATACCTGCAAAACCCATAAAGTGA
- a CDS encoding MBL fold metallo-hydrolase, with product MNIKLIASDSLGIRSMATVVETDDVCIFIDASASLGPSRYGLPPHPLELEALEKALVSIENMADDCNFFVITHYHYDHYAPDEQFYEKKRVFAKCIDRNINKSQMERGTLFAERFGNKSEIVYCDETDYEIGNTKLKFSPPFPHGPKGTRLGYVIMVTVEEDKKILFASDVQGPVDEKAAEYIIQQNPDILITDGPPSYLLGWKFSRENLKKAEGNLTEIMKKTDCHLILDHHLLRDLKYKEKLPILYGMYGDRIQTFAEYAGKKNNMLEAKRKELWNRGH from the coding sequence TATAAAACTAATTGCATCAGACTCGTTAGGCATTCGCTCAATGGCGACAGTTGTTGAAACAGACGATGTTTGTATTTTTATTGATGCGTCTGCATCGCTTGGCCCTTCCCGCTACGGTCTGCCCCCTCATCCCCTTGAGCTGGAAGCACTGGAGAAAGCACTGGTCAGTATAGAAAATATGGCTGATGACTGCAATTTTTTTGTTATCACACATTACCACTACGACCATTACGCGCCCGATGAACAATTCTATGAAAAAAAGAGGGTGTTTGCCAAGTGCATTGACAGAAACATAAATAAAAGTCAGATGGAAAGAGGAACGCTTTTTGCCGAGCGTTTTGGAAATAAAAGCGAAATAGTGTATTGCGACGAAACAGATTATGAGATAGGTAACACGAAATTGAAATTCTCGCCGCCATTTCCTCATGGGCCCAAGGGAACGAGATTAGGATATGTGATAATGGTTACCGTCGAGGAAGACAAAAAGATTTTATTTGCGTCAGATGTACAAGGACCTGTTGATGAGAAAGCGGCCGAGTATATTATCCAGCAGAACCCCGACATACTTATCACGGACGGCCCACCGTCATACCTGCTCGGCTGGAAATTCTCCAGAGAAAATTTGAAGAAAGCTGAGGGAAATTTGACCGAAATAATGAAGAAAACGGACTGCCATCTTATCCTCGACCACCATTTATTGAGGGATTTAAAGTATAAAGAAAAACTGCCAATTCTTTACGGCATGTATGGGGACAGAATACAAACGTTTGCTGAATATGCCGGCAAAAAAAATAACATGCTCGAGGCAAAGAGAAAAGAATTGTGGAATAGGGGGCATTGA